A genome region from Nitrospira sp. includes the following:
- a CDS encoding amino acid adenylation domain-containing protein gives MVRHPPVSIPPGETLLDILRWRAEHQPDQAAYVFLRDGISPDAVLTYKDLDTKARSIAGYLQSRFASGDRLLLVYPPGLEFVQSFWGALYAGLVAVPVPPPDAFRPRIGVARVRRIAEDAGVAGALSTTQILELVRAQELAIPSEQWLVCDAATLDSTAQWTSTQPLVSTLAYLQYTSGSTAAPKGVMVGHGNLTAQSRCITEAGCYDAHSVTLSWMPHFHDYGLVKGIIQPAWIGRPSYLMSPLTFLKRPLRWLEAIQRYQVTHSGAPNFAYRRCVEAIALEDRSRLDLSGWQVASCGAEPIAHDTIERFVDAFAPSGFRREAFFPAYGMAEYTLLISLKREGVAPTVEALDPTALERGLVSEAQAGMAPKRQVVGCGVPVGDTRVVIVHPDTLSRCAAQQVGEIWLAGASATQGYWNNPEETARTFGATLRDTGEGPFLRTGDLGFVRNGEVFVTGRLKDLLIVRGRNHYPQDIERTVEQCHRLFRGGGAAVFSVQEAGEEAVVVVQEVERQGAALAIDELVAAMRSAVSEQHDLHVFTIIFIKAGSLPKTSSGKVQRRACRDQFLAGQLSIIGKSVVSVSLLPAQVTVVKLEDLRLLSPDARRQQIERAVQGILADRLRCSREAITPDRPIHLLGLDSLMAAEVSHRVEESFHVPLSLQRLLGGATLSDLAVTIEEGMVRGYTESMPTDGSNFSERPVGELSENQAALWFLSQLAPESSAANVSVLLPLPLTMNQAALRQALDRLGERHATLRTTYEMQDDKPVQRIHNRLPLSWSVVDSATWDWVRLRQAIMEAAAVPFDLTKGPLWRAAVFTGEHQAWLLLVAHHIAVDGWSMIQLVDELKRHFTSGEGTVQDLPDGDDYPPVPYQEFVRWHRGLLDGEEGRRLGSYWKARLAGELPNYDMLYDRPPTTVEPSRYAWQAVHIDRVLTERLKAWALAEGTTLYAVCLTALQALLYRYTSVEDTAIVTPVFGRSRSRFSETVGDFVNMLVLRESVQAESSRRELLAQTKHSILEALDHQDYPYARLVSDLRPARDRQRAPVAQILFVLQQFKLLAELDRQMGRSPSALAESRLPEWEAYVIPQQSGQFDLCLELSESEQGVTGYFEYKEELFSPDRVARMHQHFVRVLEGLVDEPAAKIGSLPLMTETELRETVVMWGQSPDVMEADHCLHRLIEAQVVRTPDAIAVQQGDQLLTYRELDARANRVAHYLRRRGVTPGVVVGLCLERSLNLIVGMLGILKSGGAYLPLDADYPTDRLDYMLRDSQVQVLVTQQDQLGRLPATNPHTICLDSEWDQIARFPDSVIEGTDSPDNLAYVIYTSGSTGRPKGVLIEHRSIANYVRAITEIAGVSGPDRVLQFASMSFDTAAEEIFPCLTTGATLVLRTPVMLDSVSGFLDRCREWHVTLLDLPTAYWHEVVTRMELEGLVFPESVRTVIIGGERVLPQIVQRWATLVGRTVRLLNTYGPTETTVAVTWSDLTGFGLQGEVCGDLPIGRVIRRCSVYVLDQHRRPVPVGVAGELYVGGIGVARGYRGRPELTDSKFIPDPFSGRTGARLYRTGDVVRWRPDGQLDYRGRVDRQVKIRGYRIELEEIEAVLNRHPELERAVVEVREDQPGDKRIVAFMVPRPQNRLGLVQLREQLRGQLPAHMIPSAFVEMESLPLTVNGKVDRAALRVATDSRASKVDLTSEFLAPRSPTEQVLADIWGEILHVKDVGVHDNFFELGGHSLLATQLVSRVQALFRVVLPLRQVFERPTIATLAEVIAQAQAGGWQQQTRGGQGLTKAVGEGPLPLSFAQERMWFLYQLSPTGAAYNIPASVRLHGPLNREALRWSVAELVRRHDSLRTTFATVDGQARQIIHASLDPHWVEEDLRGLPREMREARALELATAEARAPFNLELGPLLRILLVQLGEEDHVLVVSTHHIISDQWSYGVIARELVKCYNTFCGGKPAPIQPDLPIQYADFAQWQRTWLTGPVLEDQLAHWKRKLADLPVLTLPADRPRLPIHSFKGDQVSLDLSWSLVNRLKQLSVREGVTLYMVFLAGFFGLLHRLTQQRDLVIGTPIANRNRLEIEDLIGTFVNTLVLRTDVTGEVTFRELLGKVRDLSLDAYAHQDIPFEKLVEELRPDRSQGGLPLVQVLFNFANTPFARTEFQQLSWTPYEVSRGAAQLDLGLSIDPLASRKAYLEFNTDLFDRTSAERWLAEYRQFMESIAEHPEEKIGRVAILTEQEQHRMLREWNATERSVERDLCFPQLFEAQVGRNPDAIAVVFEGTELSYAELNRRANRLAHHLREQGVGPDVVVPVFLERSPELLISLLAVMKAGGAYLPLVPGLPIRRLAAMIEASHAAVLVTDSTLLGGLPQHQLRVVCLDQEAEFLARYPEDNPVPLARPDHLVYVLFTSGSTGQPKGVEIEHRALVNFLRSMEQEPGIGSRDVLLALTPLSFDIAGLELYLPLLVGARIILASRQEAMEGVWLQRELDRGTVTVMQATPATWRMVLQAGWRGGRSVKVLCGGEALSRELAQELLTRAASVWNVYGPTETTIWSTLERVRAAERTISLGRPIANTHVYVLDLNRVPVPVGIPGELYIGGMGLARGYRGAPQLTAERFVPSPFHAGERLYRTGDQVKWLPDGRLDYVGRIDYQVKLRGFRIELGEIETLLADDPTVRQAVVIVREDVPGDKRLVGYVLAREGRSCDPLALRRALKDMVPDYMVPAAIVPLETFPLTPNGKVDRGALPAPSAEPVHDSAQAIEPRTRVELQLVAIWEQVLGIAPIGVRDNFFALGGYSLLALRMFSAIEQTVGIRLPMAMLFQAPTIEQLAAVLADEGCTVRWRSLVAIQPEGKNPPFFAVPGVGGNVLVFARLARLLGEAQPFYGLQARGLDGREKPFMRVEEMAAHYIEEIRSVQPHGPYLIGGTCTGGLAAYEIAQQLTAQGEQVILTVMESWHPRSYLTHWSRPPYLLWPILFVWMKITTYLRLMRRLPAREWLPFWRGKLKRLWNLMHHTDAAEHHDEFLYKDQVTYATFHAVARYDLKPFHGQVLNVVASKHPLTNSSEDTRLVFGEAATGMSRTIYLPAEDSGRLFVAPHVQELAHQLKVFWEDTLPVFRNKSNEQGKGPSSKAA, from the coding sequence GTGGTCAGACATCCGCCTGTAAGCATTCCTCCCGGCGAGACTCTTCTCGATATCCTACGTTGGCGGGCCGAACACCAGCCCGACCAAGCAGCATACGTCTTCCTACGCGATGGGATCAGTCCCGATGCCGTCCTGACCTATAAAGATCTCGATACCAAAGCCCGCTCGATTGCCGGTTATCTGCAGTCCAGATTCGCGTCGGGAGACCGCCTGCTGCTGGTGTATCCGCCCGGGCTTGAATTCGTTCAATCCTTTTGGGGAGCGTTGTATGCGGGGTTAGTTGCCGTGCCGGTGCCTCCGCCGGATGCTTTTCGCCCAAGGATCGGTGTCGCGCGCGTTCGACGTATTGCCGAGGATGCCGGTGTGGCCGGAGCCTTGAGCACCACCCAGATTCTAGAACTGGTTCGGGCCCAAGAGCTTGCGATTCCGTCGGAACAGTGGCTGGTGTGTGATGCTGCCACTCTGGACTCGACGGCTCAATGGACATCGACGCAACCGCTCGTTTCTACGCTAGCCTATCTGCAATATACGTCCGGATCGACCGCCGCTCCCAAAGGCGTCATGGTCGGCCACGGAAACCTGACCGCGCAGAGTCGGTGCATTACCGAAGCCGGCTGCTACGATGCCCATTCTGTCACGCTGTCCTGGATGCCGCATTTCCACGATTACGGTTTGGTGAAGGGAATTATTCAGCCCGCCTGGATCGGTCGCCCCTCGTATCTCATGTCACCGCTCACGTTCCTGAAGCGCCCCCTTCGATGGCTTGAAGCGATTCAACGATATCAGGTGACGCATAGCGGCGCGCCCAACTTTGCCTATCGTCGCTGTGTGGAGGCCATCGCTCTCGAGGATCGTTCACGGTTGGATCTCTCCGGTTGGCAGGTGGCGAGTTGCGGGGCGGAACCGATCGCTCACGATACCATCGAGCGATTTGTGGACGCGTTTGCCCCGTCCGGGTTCCGACGCGAGGCATTTTTCCCTGCATACGGGATGGCGGAGTACACGCTCTTGATCTCGTTGAAGCGAGAAGGTGTGGCACCAACCGTAGAGGCGCTTGACCCGACGGCATTGGAGCGAGGACTGGTGTCCGAGGCCCAGGCGGGTATGGCTCCGAAACGGCAGGTCGTCGGCTGCGGTGTTCCGGTGGGAGATACGAGGGTGGTCATCGTTCATCCGGACACCTTGTCTCGCTGTGCGGCGCAGCAGGTCGGCGAAATCTGGTTGGCCGGCGCCAGCGCCACGCAGGGATATTGGAACAATCCGGAAGAAACCGCGCGCACGTTCGGCGCAACGCTTCGTGATACAGGGGAAGGGCCGTTCCTCAGAACCGGCGATCTCGGATTCGTCCGTAACGGTGAAGTGTTTGTCACGGGACGGTTGAAGGATCTGCTCATCGTTCGAGGCAGAAATCACTATCCTCAGGATATTGAGCGAACCGTGGAGCAGTGCCACAGGCTGTTTCGTGGCGGGGGCGCGGCAGTCTTCTCCGTGCAAGAGGCTGGAGAAGAAGCCGTGGTGGTCGTGCAGGAAGTTGAGCGTCAGGGAGCGGCCTTGGCCATCGATGAGCTGGTCGCCGCGATGCGTTCGGCTGTATCCGAGCAGCATGACCTCCACGTGTTCACTATCATCTTCATCAAGGCCGGGAGCTTGCCGAAGACGTCGAGCGGAAAAGTCCAACGGCGGGCCTGCCGAGATCAATTTCTGGCCGGCCAACTTTCCATCATCGGGAAGAGTGTCGTATCGGTGTCCTTATTACCGGCGCAAGTAACAGTCGTGAAGCTAGAAGACCTGCGCCTACTTTCGCCTGATGCACGGCGGCAGCAGATTGAGCGGGCAGTGCAGGGGATACTTGCCGATCGTCTCAGATGCAGCCGAGAGGCCATCACCCCTGACCGTCCGATTCATCTGTTGGGGCTCGATTCATTGATGGCTGCGGAAGTCTCGCATCGTGTGGAGGAGTCCTTCCATGTGCCGCTCTCGTTACAGCGTCTGCTGGGAGGTGCGACGCTTAGTGATCTGGCCGTAACCATTGAAGAGGGCATGGTCCGGGGATATACGGAATCCATGCCTACCGATGGTTCGAATTTCTCGGAGAGGCCGGTCGGCGAGCTCTCCGAGAATCAGGCCGCGCTCTGGTTTCTCAGTCAATTGGCGCCGGAGAGTTCCGCCGCCAACGTGTCCGTTCTACTGCCGCTGCCTTTGACTATGAATCAAGCCGCGTTGCGGCAGGCGCTTGATCGACTTGGTGAGCGGCACGCGACCCTTCGCACGACCTATGAGATGCAGGACGATAAGCCGGTTCAACGAATCCACAATCGGCTGCCTCTGAGCTGGAGCGTCGTGGATAGTGCGACATGGGATTGGGTGCGCTTGCGGCAGGCAATCATGGAGGCTGCGGCGGTTCCGTTCGACCTGACGAAGGGCCCGTTGTGGAGGGCGGCTGTATTTACGGGCGAACACCAGGCGTGGCTGCTGTTGGTCGCACACCATATTGCCGTGGATGGTTGGTCGATGATCCAGCTGGTGGATGAGCTCAAGCGGCACTTCACCTCCGGCGAGGGGACCGTTCAGGATCTCCCAGACGGAGACGACTACCCGCCGGTTCCCTATCAGGAGTTCGTCCGCTGGCATCGGGGGCTGTTGGACGGCGAGGAAGGTCGGCGGCTGGGTTCTTATTGGAAGGCGCGCCTCGCGGGTGAACTACCGAATTATGACATGCTCTACGATCGACCCCCGACGACGGTGGAGCCAAGCCGGTATGCGTGGCAGGCGGTCCATATTGATCGGGTATTGACCGAGCGACTGAAGGCGTGGGCGCTGGCGGAAGGGACGACGTTGTACGCCGTCTGCCTGACGGCGCTGCAAGCCCTGTTGTATCGCTACACCAGCGTCGAAGACACCGCCATTGTCACGCCGGTATTCGGTCGAAGCCGGTCTCGATTTTCCGAGACCGTCGGCGATTTTGTGAATATGCTCGTGCTGCGGGAATCGGTTCAGGCCGAGTCCAGCCGCCGCGAACTTCTGGCGCAGACTAAGCACAGCATCCTCGAAGCACTCGATCACCAGGACTACCCCTATGCGCGGCTCGTGTCGGACTTGCGGCCGGCGCGCGACCGCCAGCGGGCGCCTGTGGCGCAAATCCTGTTCGTGCTGCAACAGTTCAAGTTGTTGGCGGAGCTCGACCGGCAGATGGGCCGATCGCCCTCCGCATTGGCGGAATCTCGCCTGCCGGAGTGGGAGGCCTATGTGATTCCCCAGCAGAGCGGGCAGTTTGACCTCTGTCTCGAGTTGTCGGAATCGGAGCAAGGCGTAACCGGCTACTTCGAATACAAGGAAGAACTGTTTTCGCCTGACCGGGTGGCGCGGATGCACCAGCATTTCGTGCGTGTGTTGGAAGGGCTCGTCGACGAGCCTGCCGCGAAAATCGGGTCTCTGCCGCTCATGACGGAGACGGAGCTGCGTGAGACGGTGGTGATGTGGGGACAATCTCCGGACGTGATGGAAGCGGATCATTGCCTCCATCGCCTGATCGAAGCGCAGGTGGTGCGCACGCCTGACGCCATTGCGGTTCAACAGGGCGATCAACTGTTGACTTACCGAGAGTTGGATGCGCGAGCGAACCGAGTCGCGCACTATCTCCGTCGGCGAGGGGTCACGCCTGGTGTCGTGGTTGGGCTCTGCCTGGAGCGTTCGCTCAACCTGATCGTCGGCATGCTCGGCATTCTGAAATCTGGCGGGGCCTATTTGCCGCTGGATGCGGACTATCCGACTGACCGGTTGGACTATATGCTGCGAGACAGCCAGGTTCAGGTGTTAGTGACGCAGCAGGATCAACTGGGCCGGCTCCCCGCGACGAATCCCCACACCATTTGCCTTGATTCCGAATGGGACCAGATTGCCCGTTTTCCGGACAGTGTGATCGAGGGCACGGATAGTCCCGACAATTTGGCGTATGTGATCTACACGTCTGGTTCGACCGGCCGACCTAAGGGGGTACTGATCGAGCATCGATCGATTGCCAACTATGTGCGCGCGATCACCGAGATCGCCGGTGTCTCAGGACCTGACCGGGTGCTGCAATTCGCCTCGATGAGTTTTGATACCGCCGCCGAAGAAATCTTCCCGTGCCTGACGACCGGTGCGACGCTGGTGTTGCGCACGCCGGTGATGCTTGATTCGGTGTCGGGGTTCTTGGATCGATGCCGCGAATGGCACGTGACGCTATTGGACCTTCCGACGGCCTACTGGCATGAAGTTGTCACCCGCATGGAACTCGAAGGGCTCGTCTTTCCGGAATCGGTGAGGACGGTGATCATCGGTGGCGAACGTGTGCTTCCCCAGATCGTGCAGCGATGGGCGACATTGGTCGGTCGCACCGTTCGATTGTTGAACACCTATGGACCGACCGAAACGACGGTCGCCGTCACCTGGTCGGATCTCACGGGCTTCGGCCTGCAGGGTGAGGTGTGTGGAGATCTTCCGATCGGCCGGGTGATTCGCCGCTGCTCCGTCTATGTGTTGGATCAGCATCGCCGACCGGTTCCGGTCGGAGTGGCCGGGGAACTGTACGTCGGCGGAATCGGGGTGGCGCGAGGTTATCGTGGCCGACCGGAGCTGACTGATTCAAAGTTTATCCCCGATCCGTTTTCCGGTCGTACGGGAGCCCGGCTGTACCGGACCGGTGACGTGGTCCGCTGGCGACCGGATGGGCAGCTGGACTATCGCGGCCGTGTGGATCGCCAGGTCAAGATTCGCGGGTATCGAATTGAATTAGAGGAAATCGAAGCGGTCCTGAATCGGCATCCGGAGTTGGAACGTGCGGTGGTCGAGGTACGGGAGGATCAGCCGGGCGATAAGCGGATCGTCGCCTTCATGGTCCCGCGTCCGCAGAACCGGCTGGGACTGGTACAACTGCGTGAACAATTGCGTGGCCAGCTTCCCGCACACATGATTCCGTCCGCCTTTGTCGAAATGGAGTCGCTTCCATTGACTGTCAATGGAAAGGTAGATCGGGCTGCGCTGCGAGTCGCCACGGACAGTCGCGCCAGTAAAGTCGATCTCACCTCTGAGTTTCTCGCGCCGCGGAGTCCCACCGAGCAAGTGTTGGCCGACATTTGGGGGGAGATCCTTCACGTGAAGGACGTCGGGGTCCATGACAACTTCTTTGAACTGGGCGGCCATTCGCTGTTGGCAACGCAGCTGGTGTCGAGGGTCCAAGCCCTGTTTCGAGTGGTCCTGCCGCTGCGGCAAGTCTTTGAACGGCCGACGATTGCGACATTGGCAGAGGTGATCGCGCAGGCTCAAGCGGGCGGATGGCAGCAACAGACCCGTGGTGGGCAGGGGTTGACCAAGGCGGTAGGAGAGGGACCGTTACCGCTGTCGTTTGCGCAGGAACGGATGTGGTTCCTCTATCAGTTATCGCCGACCGGTGCGGCGTACAATATTCCGGCCAGCGTGCGTTTGCATGGGCCGCTCAACCGAGAGGCCTTACGCTGGAGTGTGGCTGAGCTGGTGCGCCGGCACGACTCGCTGCGTACGACCTTCGCCACGGTGGATGGGCAGGCGCGGCAAATCATTCATGCCTCATTGGATCCGCACTGGGTCGAAGAAGATCTGCGGGGGTTGCCTCGGGAGATGCGTGAGGCGCGGGCGTTGGAGTTGGCAACCGCCGAAGCACGTGCTCCATTCAACCTCGAGCTGGGTCCCTTGCTCCGCATTCTGCTGGTTCAGTTGGGTGAAGAGGATCATGTGTTGGTTGTCAGCACGCATCACATCATTTCCGACCAATGGTCGTATGGCGTGATCGCGCGTGAACTCGTGAAGTGCTACAACACCTTCTGTGGGGGGAAGCCTGCCCCCATCCAGCCTGATCTCCCGATTCAATATGCCGATTTCGCGCAATGGCAACGGACGTGGCTGACTGGCCCCGTCCTCGAAGACCAACTTGCGCACTGGAAGCGCAAGTTGGCCGACTTGCCGGTGCTGACCCTGCCGGCCGATCGTCCGCGGTTGCCGATTCATTCGTTCAAGGGAGACCAGGTTTCCCTCGATCTGTCCTGGTCCCTGGTGAATCGCCTCAAGCAGCTCAGTGTGAGGGAAGGCGTCACGTTGTATATGGTGTTCCTGGCGGGATTCTTCGGTCTTCTGCATCGCCTTACGCAACAGCGGGACTTGGTCATCGGCACGCCGATTGCGAATCGGAATCGGCTGGAGATCGAGGATCTGATCGGCACGTTCGTGAATACGCTGGTATTGCGGACGGATGTCACGGGAGAGGTGACCTTTCGTGAATTGCTGGGAAAGGTCAGAGACCTGTCGCTCGATGCCTATGCGCATCAGGACATTCCGTTTGAAAAACTTGTCGAGGAGTTGCGCCCAGACCGGAGCCAGGGCGGGTTGCCGCTGGTGCAAGTGCTATTTAACTTTGCCAATACGCCCTTTGCCAGGACGGAATTTCAGCAGCTCTCATGGACGCCCTATGAGGTGAGCCGAGGCGCGGCTCAATTGGATCTTGGTCTTTCCATTGACCCGCTGGCTTCGCGAAAAGCCTATCTGGAGTTCAATACCGACCTGTTTGATCGCACCTCGGCAGAGCGGTGGTTGGCAGAGTATCGGCAATTCATGGAGTCCATTGCGGAGCATCCTGAGGAGAAGATCGGACGTGTGGCGATTCTCACTGAGCAGGAACAGCATCGCATGCTTCGTGAATGGAACGCGACGGAGCGGTCGGTGGAGCGCGACCTCTGCTTCCCGCAATTGTTTGAAGCGCAGGTGGGCCGCAATCCCGATGCGATCGCCGTGGTATTCGAAGGCACTGAATTGTCGTATGCCGAATTGAATCGTCGGGCGAATCGGCTGGCGCACCACTTGCGGGAACAGGGTGTAGGGCCGGATGTCGTGGTGCCGGTGTTTCTCGAACGGTCTCCCGAATTGCTGATCAGCCTTCTGGCGGTCATGAAGGCCGGCGGCGCGTACCTGCCCTTGGTTCCTGGATTACCGATCCGCAGATTGGCGGCCATGATCGAAGCCAGTCATGCGGCGGTGCTGGTCACGGATTCGACACTCCTTGGCGGACTTCCTCAGCATCAGCTTCGTGTCGTGTGTCTGGATCAGGAGGCAGAGTTCTTGGCGCGGTATCCGGAGGATAATCCGGTCCCCCTCGCCAGGCCGGATCATCTTGTGTATGTCCTGTTCACTTCGGGATCGACCGGACAGCCGAAGGGGGTGGAGATTGAACATCGTGCTCTGGTGAATTTCCTCCGCTCCATGGAACAGGAGCCGGGGATCGGCAGCCGGGACGTACTGTTGGCGCTCACGCCGCTGTCGTTCGATATCGCCGGTTTGGAGCTCTATCTTCCGCTGCTGGTCGGGGCGCGTATTATTCTCGCGAGCCGTCAGGAGGCGATGGAGGGGGTGTGGCTGCAGCGCGAACTGGATCGAGGGACGGTCACGGTCATGCAGGCGACGCCGGCAACGTGGAGAATGGTGTTGCAGGCGGGATGGCGCGGCGGGCGTTCTGTGAAAGTGTTATGCGGAGGAGAAGCCTTGTCCCGGGAGTTGGCGCAGGAGCTCCTTACCAGGGCGGCTTCGGTCTGGAATGTGTATGGACCGACCGAGACCACGATTTGGTCGACGTTGGAGCGAGTGCGTGCCGCCGAGCGCACGATCTCTCTCGGACGCCCTATTGCCAATACCCACGTCTACGTGTTGGATCTGAATCGAGTGCCGGTCCCGGTAGGGATTCCGGGCGAATTGTATATCGGCGGGATGGGGTTGGCGCGCGGATACCGAGGGGCGCCGCAGTTGACGGCCGAGCGTTTTGTCCCGAGTCCATTCCATGCGGGTGAGCGGCTGTATCGTACGGGCGACCAGGTCAAGTGGTTGCCGGACGGACGGCTCGACTATGTCGGCCGAATCGACTATCAGGTCAAGCTGCGCGGATTCCGGATCGAACTCGGAGAAATCGAAACGTTGCTGGCGGATGATCCGACCGTCAGGCAGGCGGTCGTCATCGTGCGGGAAGATGTGCCGGGCGACAAACGGCTGGTGGGGTATGTGCTGGCGAGAGAGGGCCGCAGCTGCGATCCGCTGGCCCTGCGACGTGCCCTCAAGGACATGGTGCCGGACTACATGGTGCCGGCCGCGATCGTGCCGCTGGAGACGTTTCCCCTGACACCGAACGGGAAGGTGGATCGTGGTGCCTTACCCGCACCGTCGGCGGAGCCGGTGCATGATAGCGCTCAGGCGATTGAGCCTAGGACACGAGTGGAATTGCAATTGGTGGCGATCTGGGAGCAGGTTCTGGGAATTGCGCCTATCGGCGTGCGAGACAATTTCTTCGCCCTGGGCGGATATTCGTTGCTGGCGCTGCGAATGTTCAGCGCCATCGAGCAGACCGTCGGCATCCGCCTGCCGATGGCGATGCTCTTCCAGGCGCCGACGATCGAGCAGTTGGCGGCTGTCCTGGCCGATGAGGGTTGTACGGTGCGCTGGCGGTCGTTGGTGGCTATTCAACCCGAGGGGAAGAATCCTCCATTCTTTGCCGTGCCAGGGGTCGGTGGGAATGTGCTCGTTTTTGCCCGCCTGGCCAGGCTGCTCGGGGAAGCCCAGCCGTTTTATGGACTGCAGGCCAGAGGTCTCGATGGCAGAGAGAAACCGTTCATGCGTGTGGAGGAGATGGCCGCGCACTACATCGAGGAAATCCGGTCGGTGCAGCCACACGGACCGTACCTCATCGGTGGCACGTGCACAGGCGGGCTGGCAGCGTATGAGATCGCCCAACAACTCACGGCGCAAGGAGAGCAGGTGATTCTGACGGTCATGGAATCCTGGCACCCGCGGTCCTACCTGACCCACTGGAGTCGGCCGCCCTATTTGCTGTGGCCGATCCTATTCGTGTGGATGAAGATCACCACGTACCTTCGCCTCATGCGACGACTGCCGGCCCGTGAGTGGCTGCCATTCTGGAGAGGGAAGTTGAAACGGCTCTGGAACCTCATGCACCATACCGACGCGGCCGAACATCACGACGAGTTTCTGTACAAGGACCAAGTGACCTACGCCACCTTCCACGCAGTGGCGCGGTATGATCTGAAACCGTTTCATGGGCAGGTGTTGAACGTGGTCGCCTCCAAACACCCGTTGACGAATTCGAGTGAGGATACGCGGTTGGTTTTCGGCGAGGCTGCGACGGGAATGAGCCGCACGATCTATCTGCCGGCCGAAGATTCGGGGCGGTTATTTGTCGCGCCGCACGTGCAGGAGCTGGCGCACCAGCTCAAGGTGTTCTGGGAGGATACCTTGCCGGTGTTCCGCAACAAGTCGAATGAGCAGGGGAAAGGGCCTTCCTCTAAAGCCGCCTAA
- a CDS encoding cyclic peptide export ABC transporter: MIKMYRFLLFLLRGARTMMVLMVLTGLLAGLSSVGLLAVINKLINGAGATSEQFALAFIGLAVLKVLSNYLSQLLLVTFAQKTILNLGMDLCWKVVRAPYRTLERRGAHEILATLTEDTNAMAWAVNGLPGLAINVAILAGCSLYLAWLSWQAFLGVVLLAVFGLLGYRHLYNRVLRSSLAVRDAKGALFEHFRSLTEGMKELMLHRGRRETFVDSDIRQAAEALRHYNLVTTKQYLTTDSWTQVLFYGLIGVILLLFPRMFSLAGESLTGYAFAMLYMIGPMWGLLGMVPTLSRGQVALEKIESLGLALDEGSREGGAERPVTPGTHTLEFSKALFSYDSKGEDERSFSLGPLDVTIKTGELVFIIGGNGSGKSTFVKVLTGLYLPQQGAVSLNGEMIVSATQDWYRQHFAAVFSDFYLFKKLLGLDPALIQRQAEGWLKTLRIQHKVTIQDGQYSTINLSQGQRKRLALVTAMLEDRPFYVFDEWAADQDPQYKEVFYGELLPELRARGKGVIVVTHDDRYFHVGDRVLKLEEGKIVESPKGATAGDMRRTAPLLKPVIRTSA, translated from the coding sequence ATGATAAAAATGTACCGGTTCCTCCTGTTCCTGTTACGCGGCGCCAGAACCATGATGGTGTTGATGGTGCTGACCGGTCTGCTGGCCGGCCTTTCGAGCGTGGGGTTGCTCGCCGTCATCAATAAACTCATCAACGGAGCCGGGGCGACCTCCGAGCAGTTTGCGCTGGCCTTCATCGGGTTGGCGGTCCTGAAAGTCCTGTCGAACTACCTTTCTCAATTGTTGCTCGTCACCTTCGCACAGAAAACGATCCTGAACCTCGGGATGGATCTCTGCTGGAAAGTGGTCCGCGCTCCCTATCGCACATTGGAACGGCGCGGCGCGCATGAAATTTTGGCGACTCTGACAGAGGACACCAATGCCATGGCCTGGGCAGTCAATGGCCTGCCTGGTTTGGCGATCAATGTCGCCATCCTGGCGGGTTGCTCGCTGTATCTCGCGTGGCTCTCCTGGCAGGCGTTTCTCGGCGTGGTTCTCTTGGCAGTGTTCGGGTTGCTGGGATATCGGCACCTCTATAACCGGGTGCTCCGGTCGTCGCTGGCGGTGCGTGATGCGAAAGGGGCCCTCTTTGAGCATTTTCGCAGCCTGACGGAGGGGATGAAGGAGTTGATGTTGCATCGCGGACGTCGTGAAACGTTCGTCGACTCGGATATCCGGCAGGCAGCCGAAGCGCTCCGCCATTACAATCTGGTGACGACGAAACAGTACCTCACCACTGATTCCTGGACGCAAGTTCTCTTCTACGGATTGATCGGCGTGATTCTCCTTCTGTTTCCGAGGATGTTCTCCCTGGCCGGCGAGTCTCTGACGGGGTATGCCTTCGCCATGCTTTATATGATCGGCCCCATGTGGGGTTTGCTTGGAATGGTGCCGACCTTGAGTCGTGGGCAGGTGGCGCTGGAGAAGATCGAATCATTAGGGCTCGCGTTGGATGAGGGCAGTCGAGAGGGAGGGGCTGAACGCCCGGTCACGCCTGGCACACACACGCTGGAGTTTTCGAAGGCGCTCTTTTCGTACGACTCCAAGGGTGAGGATGAACGGTCGTTCAGCCTCGGGCCCTTGGATGTGACGATCAAGACCGGAGAACTGGTGTTCATCATCGGTGGAAATGGGAGCGGGAAATCGACCTTTGTGAAAGTGCTGACGGGGTTGTATCTTCCCCAACAGGGAGCGGTGTCGCTCAACGGCGAAATGATTGTGTCCGCAACCCAGGACTGGTATCGGCAACATTTTGCGGCGGTGTTTTCCGATTTCTATCTCTTTAAGAAACTGTTGGGACTGGATCCGGCCTTGATTCAGCGCCAGGCGGAGGGTTGGTTGAAGACACTCCGGATTCAACACAAGGTGACGATCCAGGATGGCCAGTACTCCACGATCAATCTGTCGCAGGGGCAGCGAAAACGCCTGGCGTTAGTCACGGCCATGTTGGAAGATCGACCCTTTTATGTGTTCGACGAGTGGGCGGCTGATCAGGATCCTCAATACAAGGAAGTCTTCTACGGGGAACTGTTGCCTGAGTTGCGGGCGCGAGGGAAAGGCGTTATCGTGGTGACCCACGACGACCGGTATTTCCATGTGGGTGATCGCGTGTTAAAACTGGAAGAAGGCAAGATCGTGGAGTCTCCGAAAGGGGCTACTGCCGGTGACATGCGCCGAACGGCTCCGCTGTTAAAGCCGGTGATTCGCACCTCAGCCTAA